From the Terriglobia bacterium genome, one window contains:
- a CDS encoding 3-hydroxybutyryl-CoA dehydrogenase yields the protein MHIETVGVLGAGTMGNGIAHVFAKAGYKVVLRDVEQRFLDRALDTIAKNLEREVSKNKITAEQRAQALARIAPGVDRSALAQCDFLVEAATEKLEIKTGLFRELDRICRPEIILATNTSSISITKLGALTQRPAKVIGMHFFNPVPMMKLVEVIRGLATSQETFDAVVDLSKKLEKTPVEVNDFPGFVGNRVLMPMLNEAMYAVMEGVATPEAVDEVFKLGMAHPMGPLTLADFIGLDVCLDIMRVMASGLGDPKYRPCPLLIKMVDAGWLGRKSGRGFYKY from the coding sequence ATGCACATCGAAACCGTCGGGGTGCTGGGCGCGGGCACCATGGGCAACGGCATTGCGCACGTATTCGCCAAGGCCGGTTATAAAGTCGTGTTGCGCGACGTCGAACAGCGCTTCCTCGACCGCGCCTTGGACACGATCGCCAAGAACCTGGAGCGCGAGGTCAGCAAAAACAAAATTACCGCCGAGCAGCGCGCCCAGGCGCTAGCGCGCATTGCGCCCGGCGTGGACCGCAGCGCCCTGGCGCAGTGCGATTTCCTGGTCGAGGCGGCCACCGAGAAACTCGAGATCAAGACCGGGTTGTTCCGCGAACTCGACCGCATCTGCCGCCCGGAAATCATCCTCGCCACCAACACCTCTTCCATCTCCATCACCAAGCTGGGGGCGCTGACCCAACGCCCGGCGAAGGTGATCGGCATGCACTTCTTCAATCCCGTGCCGATGATGAAGCTGGTGGAGGTGATCCGCGGGCTGGCGACTTCGCAGGAGACCTTTGACGCCGTCGTCGACCTCTCGAAGAAGCTGGAAAAAACGCCGGTGGAGGTCAACGATTTTCCCGGCTTTGTCGGTAACCGCGTGCTCATGCCGATGCTGAACGAGGCGATGTACGCGGTGATGGAGGGCGTGGCCACGCCGGAAGCGGTGGACGAAGTGTTCAAGCTTGGCATGGCGCATCCCATGGGCCCGCTGACACTGGCCGACTTCATCGGCCTGGACGTCTGTTTGGACATCATGCGGGTGATGGCATCCGGTCTCGGCGATCCCAAGTACCGGCCCTGTCCGCTGCTCATCAAGATGGTGGACGCAGGCTGGCTGGGACGCAAGAGCGGGCGCGGGTTCTACAAATACTAA
- a CDS encoding FHA domain-containing protein, with protein MARVYLKFEQAVLKEFALSEGVVTIGRLPDNLIQVDNLAVSGHHAKIYWDVDHYTLEDNNSLNGTFVNNRRISKTVLKDGDEVLIGKHTVLFKDERHEEAHGHGPEKTMPMVPTLEATVVLDTRKAKEMMARQAPTPPPAAPGAGPGQAAAPPPPPKDRTGVLTVIAGKTDQSQYTLTGKLNVIGKSDMASIKLKGWFKPKVAAVINHRDGKYFIAASEHGIKVKINDELIAGQHELSDGDVVEVAGVKMTFGYRE; from the coding sequence ATGGCAAGAGTCTATTTGAAATTCGAACAGGCTGTTTTGAAGGAATTCGCGCTCTCCGAGGGCGTGGTGACGATCGGGCGGCTGCCGGACAACCTCATCCAGGTGGACAACCTCGCCGTGTCCGGCCATCACGCCAAGATTTACTGGGACGTGGACCACTACACGCTCGAGGACAACAACAGCCTGAATGGCACCTTCGTCAACAACCGCCGCATCAGCAAGACGGTGCTCAAGGACGGCGACGAGGTGCTGATCGGCAAGCACACCGTGCTCTTCAAGGATGAGCGGCACGAGGAGGCGCATGGCCACGGCCCCGAGAAGACCATGCCCATGGTCCCGACGCTGGAGGCCACGGTGGTGCTCGACACCAGAAAGGCGAAGGAGATGATGGCGCGCCAGGCCCCGACTCCGCCGCCCGCCGCGCCCGGAGCCGGGCCGGGCCAAGCCGCCGCGCCGCCGCCCCCTCCCAAGGACCGCACGGGAGTGCTGACCGTGATCGCCGGCAAGACCGACCAGTCGCAGTACACGCTGACCGGCAAGCTGAACGTCATCGGCAAGAGCGACATGGCGTCCATCAAGCTGAAAGGCTGGTTCAAGCCCAAGGTGGCGGCCGTCATCAACCATCGCGATGGCAAGTACTTCATTGCCGCCTCGGAACACGGCATCAAGGTCAAAATCAACGACGAGTTGATTGCCGGGCAGCACGAGCTGAGCGACGGCGATGTGGTGGAAGTTGCCGGCGTAAAGATGACCTTCGGCTATAGAGAGTAA
- a CDS encoding Stp1/IreP family PP2C-type Ser/Thr phosphatase, with the protein MSLSVEVAGKSDVGCVRQNNEDNFGYDSRFGVYVVCDGMGGQAAGEVASKLAVDVVLRYFRDGSKNGSFPTVGTPMDTVSERANTLGSAIHLANEAIYEAATQHAAQSGMGSTIVGVLVDKDFYSIGHAGDSRIYRIRQGAIEQLTKDHSLVMEQVRRGLLTLEEAQHSEMQNIIIRALGPEEKVQPDLDDQMAEPGDVLLLCSDGLIRHVPDDSILEVVQGTISLQLMADRLIEAARDGGGSDNITVLLLRFEELPWYNQLFRWIFGGGSPKWQESI; encoded by the coding sequence ATGAGCCTTTCAGTCGAAGTTGCCGGGAAGAGCGACGTCGGGTGCGTCCGCCAGAACAACGAAGATAACTTCGGCTACGACTCGCGTTTCGGCGTTTACGTGGTTTGCGACGGCATGGGCGGGCAGGCCGCCGGCGAAGTCGCCAGCAAGTTGGCGGTGGATGTTGTCCTCAGGTATTTCCGCGATGGCTCCAAGAACGGCTCCTTCCCGACGGTGGGCACTCCCATGGACACCGTTTCCGAGCGCGCCAACACCTTGGGCAGCGCCATCCACCTGGCGAACGAGGCCATTTATGAGGCGGCCACGCAACACGCGGCCCAGTCGGGCATGGGATCGACCATCGTCGGGGTGCTGGTCGATAAGGATTTTTACTCCATCGGGCACGCCGGCGACAGCCGCATTTACCGGATTCGCCAGGGCGCCATCGAACAGCTCACCAAGGACCATTCCCTGGTCATGGAGCAGGTGCGCCGCGGGTTGCTGACCCTGGAGGAAGCGCAGCACTCGGAGATGCAGAACATCATCATCCGCGCGCTCGGGCCCGAGGAAAAGGTGCAGCCTGATCTCGACGACCAGATGGCGGAACCGGGAGACGTCCTGCTGCTGTGCAGCGACGGCCTGATCCGGCATGTCCCCGACGACAGCATCTTGGAAGTGGTGCAGGGAACCATCAGCCTGCAGCTCATGGCCGACCGGCTGATTGAAGCCGCCCGCGACGGCGGCGGCTCCGACAACATCACCGTGCTGCTCCTCCGCTTCGAGGAGCTGCCCTGGTACAACCAACTTTTCCGCTGGATCTTCGGCGGGGGGAGTCCCAAATGGCAAGAGTCTATTTGA
- a CDS encoding dihydroorotate dehydrogenase → MSTSPRRVTGPPDLGVSFAGLQLKNPVIAASGTFGYGIEYEDIVSLQKLGGFVVKGLSREPMPGNQPPRLFETSAGMLNSIGLQNIGARAFVDEKLPFLNKKKNIVVIANVFGYTLEDYEAVIRVLNEGEGIAAYELNVSCPNTKRGGMVIGTDPVLLGEVVAAAKSVSRRPLIVKLSPNVTDVPLLARAAENAGADALSLVNTFVAMAIDAETRRPRISRTFGGLSGPAIKPIALRMVHEASHAVDIPVIGMGGISTAVDVVEFMLAGAAAVEIGTASFWDPCATEKIVDALEGWCLEHRVQKITELIGALKTE, encoded by the coding sequence ATGAGCACCTCCCCCCGGCGCGTCACCGGCCCGCCGGACCTGGGCGTCAGCTTTGCCGGCTTGCAGTTGAAGAATCCGGTCATCGCCGCCAGCGGCACCTTCGGCTACGGCATCGAGTACGAAGACATCGTCAGCCTGCAAAAGCTGGGCGGGTTCGTGGTCAAGGGCCTGTCGCGCGAGCCGATGCCCGGCAACCAGCCGCCGCGCCTGTTCGAAACTTCCGCCGGCATGCTGAACTCCATCGGCCTGCAAAATATCGGAGCCCGGGCCTTCGTCGACGAAAAACTTCCGTTCCTCAACAAGAAAAAGAACATCGTCGTCATCGCCAACGTTTTCGGCTACACCCTGGAAGATTACGAAGCGGTCATCCGCGTTCTCAACGAGGGAGAAGGCATCGCCGCCTACGAACTCAACGTTTCCTGCCCCAATACCAAGCGCGGCGGGATGGTGATTGGCACCGACCCGGTACTGCTGGGGGAGGTGGTGGCCGCGGCCAAAAGCGTTTCGCGGCGGCCCCTGATCGTGAAACTGTCGCCCAACGTGACCGACGTCCCGCTGCTGGCGCGCGCCGCCGAGAATGCCGGCGCCGACGCCCTCTCGCTGGTCAACACCTTCGTCGCCATGGCCATCGATGCCGAGACGCGCCGGCCGCGGATCTCGCGTACCTTCGGCGGACTCAGCGGCCCGGCCATCAAGCCGATCGCGCTGCGCATGGTGCATGAGGCGTCGCACGCCGTGGATATTCCGGTCATCGGCATGGGCGGCATCTCCACCGCGGTGGACGTAGTGGAATTCATGCTCGCCGGCGCGGCGGCGGTCGAGATCGGCACCGCCAGCTTCTGGGACCCGTGCGCCACCGAGAAAATCGTGGACGCGCTCGAGGGCTGGTGCCTGGAACACCGCGTGCAAAAGATCACGGAACTGATTGGCGCGCTAAAAACGGAGTAG
- a CDS encoding F0F1 ATP synthase subunit epsilon: protein MADVLQLEIVTPERLVERDVVQEVQIPGKNGYLGILPGHAPLITELGVGEIAYKADGMEYHVAIAWGFAEVLPDKVTVLAETAERAENIDVERARKSKERAEERLRSAGAEVDFQRALTALARANVRLEVAAQRK from the coding sequence ATGGCTGATGTTTTACAACTCGAGATTGTCACGCCCGAGCGGCTGGTGGAGCGAGACGTCGTGCAGGAAGTCCAGATTCCCGGCAAAAACGGGTACCTGGGAATCTTGCCGGGCCACGCGCCGCTGATTACCGAACTGGGTGTGGGCGAGATCGCGTATAAGGCCGACGGCATGGAGTATCACGTCGCCATCGCGTGGGGCTTCGCCGAGGTGCTGCCGGACAAGGTGACGGTGCTGGCCGAGACCGCCGAGCGCGCCGAAAACATTGACGTCGAGCGCGCGCGCAAATCGAAGGAGCGCGCCGAAGAGCGGCTGCGCTCGGCCGGCGCCGAGGTGGATTTCCAGCGCGCGCTGACCGCGCTGGCCCGCGCCAATGTTCGATTGGAAGTCGCGGCGCAGAGAAAATAG
- a CDS encoding MBL fold metallo-hydrolase → MVSLTVLASGSRGNCSVLASSRTRILVDAGVSCREIGRRMSLAGDHALNLSAVIISHEHSDHVAGLYVLARKLKIPVFMTGATYQAWQRWARQKNDGIRPELARLETFESGRSFTIGDIAVAPFTIPHDAADPVGFTFRAEGMKIGIVTDLGYMPASVADNLRGCDGLVIESNHDVEMLRGGPYPWVVKQRVMSRVGHMSNEALAQYFAGDYDGNAAFLVLAHLSEQNNHPDLARRAAERALATRRDLLRNCLMLASQDQPLEPIRL, encoded by the coding sequence ATGGTGTCGCTCACGGTCTTGGCGAGCGGGAGCCGGGGAAATTGCAGCGTCCTGGCGAGTTCGCGCACGCGCATTTTGGTGGACGCGGGCGTATCCTGCCGCGAGATCGGGCGGCGGATGAGCCTGGCCGGCGACCACGCCCTGAATCTGTCGGCGGTCATCATCTCGCACGAGCACTCCGACCATGTGGCCGGGCTGTACGTCCTGGCGCGCAAGCTGAAAATCCCTGTCTTCATGACGGGTGCCACCTACCAGGCATGGCAGCGCTGGGCGCGGCAGAAGAACGACGGCATTCGACCCGAACTGGCCAGGCTGGAAACGTTTGAATCGGGGCGGAGTTTCACCATCGGCGACATCGCGGTCGCGCCTTTCACCATCCCACATGATGCGGCCGATCCCGTGGGCTTCACGTTCCGCGCCGAGGGCATGAAGATCGGCATCGTGACCGATTTGGGATACATGCCGGCCAGCGTGGCGGACAACCTTCGCGGCTGCGACGGGTTAGTAATAGAATCGAACCACGACGTGGAGATGCTGCGCGGCGGGCCGTACCCGTGGGTAGTGAAGCAGCGGGTCATGTCGCGCGTCGGGCACATGTCCAACGAGGCCCTCGCGCAATATTTCGCCGGGGACTACGATGGAAATGCAGCATTTCTGGTGCTGGCGCATCTATCAGAGCAGAACAATCATCCCGACCTGGCGCGGCGTGCGGCAGAGCGGGCCCTGGCGACGCGCCGTGACCTGCTGCGGAACTGCCTGATGCTGGCTTCGCAAGACCAGCCATTGGAGCCGATCAGGCTGTAG
- a CDS encoding CHASE2 domain-containing protein, whose protein sequence is MAKPKFHWADVALGAVVSLVVLLIFWMQWAEGLEGKLYDIRARLRAGAKTAENVVLVGIDDDSIRQIGRWPWPRSYMAEMVDQLADAQAKVIGLDIFFSDAELNPGLVEVRKIKDEYASKVGGAGGGGRAVVKPGQELTAEDLARAAARATASAKSGAAKEFVGILDSAEKRLDNDARLDDSLALAQNAVLPMYFTLGQPLGKVDKPIPEEIAKNFIANVKSDGSVTAAQDFTPPYERFAKVAKAIGQANLTPSPDGVQRVVPLVVDFNGKLFPSFSLQALRAFYSLESDDYRYTPGKELVLGRAHIPVDSQGRMLVDYAKLDNLTGVKFSDVRNKKVPPEVFNGKIVLIGMIATGGGDLYTSPVGTQFPGMAIQANVIQNIINGQYLIRPEWAGKAELALLIVFALFVSLAIPHMKAGHSAIIAIVLLALSIGGGFYLFTAYGYWLKMAYPAIMLVAGYTVVVSKRYLVTEKRTEVLEGESAETNKMLGLSFQGQGMLDMAFEKFRKCPVDDSMKDVLYGLALDFERKRQFNKAVQVFEHISTVDKNFKDITERSQKLRIAGETVILGGRGGMKAGADSTVLVQGGGVSELAKPTLGRYEVLKELGKGAMGTVYLGKDPKINREVAIKTLRFEDEFDAADTKLMKERFFREAESAGRLVHPNIVTIYDAGDDGDISYIAMELLSGTDLKDYTTKNKLLPINEALETIAKVADALDYAHSQNVVHRDIKPANIMRLKDGKIKVTDFGIARITSQSKTATGTVMGTPSYMSPEQLAGAKVDGRADLFSLGVTLYELLTGEKPFTGDTVATLMYRIANAPHPPIEQARADLPLGCRAIVDKSLEKDPNKRYQRGSEMAADIRALLAKAATAGA, encoded by the coding sequence ATGGCCAAGCCAAAGTTTCACTGGGCAGATGTTGCGCTGGGTGCGGTGGTCAGCCTGGTGGTGCTGCTCATCTTCTGGATGCAATGGGCCGAGGGTCTGGAGGGCAAGCTGTACGACATCCGTGCCCGGCTCCGGGCCGGCGCCAAGACCGCCGAAAACGTGGTCCTGGTCGGCATTGACGACGACAGTATCCGGCAAATTGGACGCTGGCCGTGGCCGCGCTCCTACATGGCCGAGATGGTGGACCAGCTCGCCGATGCGCAGGCGAAGGTCATTGGCCTCGACATCTTCTTCTCCGACGCCGAGCTGAATCCCGGCTTGGTGGAAGTCCGGAAAATCAAGGACGAGTACGCCTCCAAGGTCGGCGGGGCGGGCGGAGGGGGAAGAGCGGTGGTGAAACCCGGCCAGGAACTCACCGCTGAGGATCTGGCGCGGGCGGCGGCGCGGGCGACCGCGTCGGCCAAGTCCGGCGCTGCCAAGGAATTTGTCGGCATCCTGGACTCGGCGGAGAAGCGCCTCGACAACGACGCCCGCCTCGATGATTCGCTCGCGCTGGCGCAGAACGCCGTGCTGCCCATGTATTTCACGCTCGGGCAGCCCCTCGGCAAGGTGGACAAGCCAATCCCGGAAGAGATTGCGAAGAATTTCATCGCCAACGTGAAGTCGGATGGTTCGGTGACGGCGGCACAGGATTTCACGCCGCCGTATGAGCGCTTCGCCAAAGTGGCGAAGGCGATCGGGCAGGCGAACCTGACGCCGTCGCCCGACGGTGTGCAGCGCGTAGTGCCGCTGGTGGTGGATTTCAACGGCAAGCTGTTTCCGTCATTCTCGCTCCAGGCCCTGCGCGCGTTTTACAGCCTCGAGTCGGATGATTACCGCTACACGCCCGGCAAGGAGCTGGTGCTGGGCCGCGCCCACATTCCGGTGGACTCGCAGGGGCGCATGCTGGTGGATTACGCCAAGCTGGACAACCTGACCGGCGTCAAGTTTTCCGACGTGCGCAACAAAAAGGTCCCGCCCGAGGTGTTCAACGGCAAAATCGTGCTCATCGGCATGATCGCCACCGGCGGCGGCGACCTCTACACCTCGCCCGTGGGCACGCAGTTTCCGGGCATGGCGATCCAGGCCAACGTGATTCAGAACATCATCAACGGCCAGTACCTGATTCGTCCGGAATGGGCGGGCAAGGCCGAGCTGGCGCTGCTGATCGTGTTCGCGCTCTTTGTTTCGCTCGCCATCCCGCACATGAAGGCCGGTCACAGCGCGATCATTGCCATCGTGCTGCTGGCGCTCTCCATCGGCGGCGGCTTTTACCTGTTCACCGCCTACGGCTACTGGCTGAAGATGGCGTATCCGGCGATCATGCTGGTGGCCGGCTACACGGTGGTGGTTTCGAAACGCTACCTGGTCACCGAGAAGCGCACGGAAGTGCTGGAAGGCGAGTCGGCGGAAACCAACAAGATGCTCGGCCTCTCCTTCCAGGGCCAGGGCATGCTGGACATGGCGTTCGAGAAATTCCGCAAGTGCCCGGTGGACGATTCCATGAAGGACGTTCTCTACGGCCTGGCGCTCGACTTCGAACGCAAGCGCCAGTTCAACAAGGCGGTGCAGGTCTTCGAGCACATCTCCACGGTGGACAAGAACTTCAAGGACATCACGGAACGCTCGCAGAAGCTGCGCATCGCCGGCGAGACCGTGATCCTGGGCGGGCGCGGCGGCATGAAGGCGGGCGCCGATTCCACCGTGCTGGTGCAGGGCGGCGGCGTCAGCGAACTGGCCAAGCCTACGCTGGGCCGCTACGAGGTGCTGAAGGAACTCGGCAAGGGCGCCATGGGCACGGTCTATCTCGGCAAGGACCCGAAGATCAACCGCGAGGTCGCGATCAAGACCCTGCGTTTCGAGGATGAGTTCGACGCTGCCGACACCAAGCTGATGAAGGAGCGCTTCTTCCGCGAGGCCGAATCGGCGGGGCGGCTGGTGCACCCCAACATCGTCACCATCTACGACGCGGGCGACGATGGCGACATCAGCTACATCGCCATGGAACTGCTTAGCGGTACCGACCTGAAGGACTACACCACCAAGAACAAGCTCCTGCCGATCAACGAAGCGCTGGAAACCATCGCCAAGGTGGCCGACGCGCTCGATTACGCGCACTCGCAGAACGTGGTGCACCGCGACATCAAGCCGGCCAACATCATGCGGCTGAAGGACGGCAAGATCAAGGTCACCGACTTCGGCATCGCGCGCATCACCTCGCAATCGAAGACCGCAACCGGCACCGTGATGGGCACGCCGTCCTACATGTCGCCGGAACAACTCGCGGGCGCCAAGGTGGACGGGCGCGCCGACCTGTTCTCGCTCGGCGTCACGCTGTACGAACTGCTGACCGGCGAAAAGCCGTTTACCGGCGACACGGTGGCGACCCTGATGTACCGCATCGCCAATGCGCCGCATCCGCCCATCGAGCAGGCGCGCGCCGATTTGCCGCTGGGTTGCCGCGCCATCGTGGACAAGTCTTTGGAGAAAGACCCGAACAAGCGTTACCAGCGGGGCAGCGAGATGGCGGCGGACATCCGCGCGCTGCTCGCCAAGGCAGCCACGGCGGGAGCGTAA